TACCTGAATTGCGGGAAAAATTGAACGGGGTAATGGCTTGGTATCCAGTGATGGATTTCACGCTCACACCGGACGAGAAGAAAGCCTCGCGCCCATATCGGAATGCAAAGGACTTGGATGATCTGCCAGATTTTGGACCAGTATTCGAATGGGGCCATATTCCTGTTGGTCAGAATCTTCGAGATCCATTATTGAGCACTAGATTTGTGAGCAGGAATGATATACCcaaatggatatatataatagggGCAGAGTACGATATGCTAGCCAAAGAAGCTAGAGATACAGCTTTTAACCTTGCTGATTTGAATGAACAAGAACGCGAAGAAGGAATGTATGGTTTTGAAAAGGACGGTTATAAATGGACGCTAGTGAGGGATGTTCGCCATGCCTTCACtcatgatttgatggatAACAAGGGACCCGATGCAGAGGCTATGCGGAAGCTCAGGACGGAAGAAATATTAGAGCAGGTGGGTGACTGGCTATTTAAGGGTCCGTTCTCCAAATATTGAGGCATACACTGGGTTGCTACTGTGTATTCTATCATCGCATTACTCTTTGAGCTTGAGGGAATGCTTGGAGGAGAAAGGTCGGGTAGAAATTATACTATGTTATCAGACTACTGTAGCTCTTCATGCTACATCCCTAATCATAAAACGGCACTGCGGTGCCAATTTGGGATTATTAGCATTCCGTGATATGATTCATATCTTTACCCCCTATAAAGTCTATTCGAACATCGTCAGACTCTCATCCTCTGTATTCCGGTCCGTATCCCAATTTCTGCGttcatatattgaaattcacAGTTTCAGTCCCAAGGTAATGGGGGATGGGCGATCTTGTATATTTTGAACACTTGAATTTCTGTGTCATGTCACTAAAACGACATGAGATCATTTTCTGACTTCGTGATACACATAGCAAGTGACGCTGCAAAATCAAATAGGAATTGTTCACTGATCGAACCTAACATATGAAACGAGAATCAGATAATACTACTCATGATACTGATTCGGCACACCTTGGTCCAAAACATCGGCGAGGTTATTTCTTCGGCTGCATATCATTACcgatatttgtataattcaTGCCGGCTTCCAAGGTTATGTACAGTAGTATTCGGCATCCGCAACAGTATTTGCATATTACAATTTATGAGGTGACAAGTTACCCATAATGTCTAGGGGTGACACTGCATCAAACTAGTATCAGCGCGCATGCAAGCTAGGATGATACTGCACTCGATGGGTATTCGATTCCAAGATTGTGAGTTTGGGAACATTTCATTTAGTGCCTAAGTATCACCTCAAAATGTAGAAATCGGAATTTCAGGCTCGTCTATTTGGTAGTTGGGCTTAGTTGATGAGCATGCGAGATGCTTGGTGGTAGGTACATACATGTGATCATGAGAAGATCTCGAATCGTCTTGATTGTCAATCGCCGTTTCCACTACGAATCAAGTTGTCCATCTCGCACACATTATCGTTTCGCTATCGATATCACAAGTGTGATCAGAGGAACGGAGTCTTTCTTCCGTCTGGATGAGCTAGGACGACGACAGCAAGTGTTATACCCAAGCCCAACTCACCACCATAATGGGAAGGGGCCTCGAACCACCACGTACATGCAAAATCGACAGACGCCCTAACAATATTCATGCAGATGGCATACCAAAGATCCTCAGCACCCCCTACCACCAATTACATCTCCGGCTTGATGGCTTGTCAGCTGCTCATCGCGGGGTTATGTAACCAATCATCTCGCATGGCTGAGCTAGGATCCACACGAAAAGGTGTAGGAGTACTGAGCATGTGAGGGCGAATTTTCTGGTGGGAAGAGATCTGTGTTTGTTTTGCTTGCTTACTGTTGGTCCGTTGGTAGGATGTCTCGCGACATGAGAGGAATATGGTTTTGTTAGTTAAATTTGTAGAAATATGAAGTAGTCACACGTAGACTTAGGACGGGAAGATATCAGTCTGAAGGATTGCGGGGAAATTACGAGGGGAGAAGTGTGGAGGTTAGGTGGGTTTGCAAACGAGGGATTAACCGATTTTTGTCTAGACTAATGGATGATTCATCTGCTGAGCTGAGCGGGGTGGGTGCAGAAACGTTTGGACTGAGAGGGATTTTGAATGCATTTCACCAATCAGACATCGTAGTGTGGACTGTACCTGGTGTATATTATTTCGCTAATCCAAACTACTGGATTGCTCGAGAGTTGGGACTAATAGAACCACGAGAGAAATCGCATGTATATTTACATCGTAAGACCATGTGCTTGATTTCTGGATAAATGTGACCCGGTACTTCTCCTGAAGGTATTCATTAAGTCTAGTCCACTTGAGAATCACTAGATACATAAGCTGATAGTTAGTTATGATCATCAATAGGCTGCTAGTAAGCACTACTATGTGTGTAATTGTGATGAAACTTACTGTACCTGCGATAAATGGGATGCGTGAAAAGAGAAGCACATTGATATAGTACTGGGTTCCAGGTAGAAGAAACATCTCAAGTACAGAGATGTTCCAattatcgatatcaaaaatgCAGTGTAACCCTTCAGTAGCTAGGATGTAATACTATGATAGTACtcaacaaaaatgaaaatctagTATCTCACAAGCCACTCATTCACTTGCTGCATTAAGGAGGCATAGCGATTTGCATTTCGTAAAACAGGCTAGATTTCCCAAGCCATCAATTGAAATCCTTAACCACGGTGGCACAGAATGAGCATTTCACGGTACGGTGAAGGAAGTATTTGCGGGGGTTGCAGCGGAGGAAGCAAGCTAGGataaaatcacaatcatgaTTCTCTTCCAGCTAGTCTTCCGTGTGgacctctccttctccagaCAAATGAGACTCTACTAGGTGGTACCCTCGCATTTAGCCATCTTTCCCGAGGAGCGCTGCAACAGGTTCCCATAAATATCCGTGTTTCGCTCACACTTGAGTCCTTTGCTCTATTTGCCTCGTTTGCTGTGCTACTTTGTGCAGAGCACAAATGTCGTTCCTCGCGCCCTCGAATCAGGAAAAAGGACTCACCGTCTCACGATGCGACGTTTGGTATTTTTAGTCTCGCTCTTGGCTTCCCGAAATGCCTTGACAATGGCGGATATTCTATCCATCGCTACTCCTGTCCATGTACCTGCCTCTCCGACAGGTACCTCGCTGCCCACAAAACCTTTTGGCTcgaataatattaattcggCAGTTGTCGTACCGGTTATAGTCGCTTCAGTGAGCGTATTTGTCGCTtttatcctcatcctctgCTTAAAAATTCCCGTTCCAAAACGCTTCTTACATCCTGTGAGAGATGACGATTCGACCTTGAGCCCAGAAACTTCGCGCTTGCGATTCTCCTGGTTTCATCGAAAACGCAGATCGAGACCGACTATATGGCCTCATTCGGTATACAATGGAGGGGAGTTTGAGTCTGGAAAGTGCGGGGACTTGGAAATGCGAGTCATGGAAGATATACCGGGGTTCCCCGTGCCGTTCAGAAATTTTCCATTATCCCATCGAGACACGGAAAAAATGTCCCAAGCGAGGATGGAGGAGGAGGCAGAAGCTAGAATTAGGGAGATGCTGGAGAGAATGAATCCAGAAGATAGGGCATGGGCGAGCGAACAATTGATTTATGGACAGGTGGATGACTTGCGGGACAAAACTATTGGAGCACCGTTTTAAAGTCATAGAGATTATCATGAACAATGCTCTGGaatggaggaaagagaatggTTGTTTGAGTAAGGCACGTCAGATTTGACATCTGGATTCAACTAGTTAATTAACTATACGTAGTGCCCCACAGGGTACTATAATTCCCCTGTATTCATCCCAAACGCAACGTACGAAGActtcattttcttgtatGGAAAGATTAACGAACATGGCATAATACTGTTTTAGTGCCACCTGCAACCTGACATCCTCAAGTCTCTTAGTCGACGCTTCATAACCCTATGCATAACTCGCGGAAGGAATCTTAATGGATTCTGCTGTGACAATAAGACCCAGATGGATCAAAATGTGAAGATAGGAACGAGACCGTTAATGGATATCAATTCCAAACGCAAAACCACAAGACTTGCACTGGTGATAAGTGCATCAAATGACTATCAAAACGAAcgaatattttcaaattgctACTTCGACTACAAATTATGCTCGTCTCTTATCTTTCCTGTTTCGCACCTTCCACACCTAAGCCCCCTTGCCCAATACTATGAACCAAAAGTAATTTATAATACAATCCATGTTCTTAGGCTCGCTAACCACAAACCTCCATTTCATCTTGTCTCTTCTCAATGATTTGAAAGGTATTTAATCCAAAACCCTTCCAGCAACAGCAGCTGAACTCTTGTCTTTAGTTTGTGTCTTTTTCAACGATCGCCCCATCTGGATTTCACCCAAGAGACCAGCTGGTCGTACACCTGCTGGTGGAGCAGGAGCGCCTCCCATTGGTGGcattggtggtggaggtggagcaCCCATCcctggtggaggaggaggtggtggtggaggaccACCTGGCGCACCGGCTGATGGCATTGGAGGAGGTGGCGGTGCATTGAAGTTAGGTACTGGTGGAGGTGGGGGGGTTGCCGCTGGTGGAGATGCTACAGCAGGAGATTCAGGCGCAGATGTAGCTTCGTTACCCATGGATGACAATGGGCGAGGAGGTGCCATGGTTCCGAAAAGGATCGATGCCAAATGACGCGCACCACCTGCACCTGGTCCTTCATCGTCAGAGGAATCATCCTCTTTGTCAGATCCGACGACATcccaatcatcttcttctggaCGAACACGAGATGGCCTGTTACCTGTTGGTTGAACTTGAATTGGTGCAGGTGTAGAAAGCTCTTGAGCAGGAAGACGATGGAATGGATTGTTAGATGCAGTAGATGCGGTAGATGCGTCACCGGATTGGGccattttcttcaagaaagGATTGCGGGTCTCTGTATCGACTGGAGGGCTGACAACAGGGCTAGTAACTTGTGGGGTTGGTGATGGAAGACTAGTTGTTGTTGCAATAGCAGGGACTGGTGATACAACAACTGGAATtgaaggtggaggaggtggtggagaaggTTCTTTGCGCTCAAGCTCTTGACTTCCTTGAGTGGGCGTTGATGCTTGAGGGGTAACTTGCTCAGGACCTTCGTCATCATCAGATGAATCTGAATCGTCAATAGCTTCAAGTTGACGTTGCAATTCTCGCTCACGTGCTTGTGCGGCTTCAATCTCTGCGCGTTGAGCTGCGAGACGAGCTTCTTGTTGTTTGGTCTCAGCTTGGAGagcctttctcttctttttctcctcttctttcttcaatttcccgGCCTTCATTTGGTCTTCCAAGGCCTTGACACGAGCCTGAGCCGCCTCGCGTTCCTTTGCAAGCTCGGCCTCTTGTCGTTGAGCATCGTCCCTGTGGATGTTAGCAGTgtagaagatggaagatacAAGATTCGCTTACTCTAGCTCATTTGTGGCAATAATTTGTGCCTTTTGCTCGTTAAtgattctctcctcttcggCCTTGCGCTCACTAGCGTCACTTCTTGCGGCCTTCCTTGAAGGGGGTGGAGGTGGCTTTTTCGCGGTTTCCTTTGGTTGCTCGGGGGCAGGTGGTGGTGCACCCTGCTCTTCAGCGATCCTAGCTTGCCTCTCAGCTTCACGTTTagcatcttcctcttctgcttGTCTGAGTTTGGCTGCACGCTCATTCTTTTCACGTTCCAGTCTCTGTTGTGTTGTTTCTCCAGATTTAGATGGTGCCTTGATACCAAGAGCAGCTAGACGTTCAGCCATGCGCTTCTCGGCCTGTTGCTTGATATAAGCTGCTCTATCTTCAGGAGTCTTGTATTGTGAGTATGAACCTCCAGCAGGGGTTGGTGTAGATGATGGCTGTGACGATGGAGTTTCGCTACGAGCTGCTGGAGCAGGGCTAGCATGAGACGCTTCAGTACGAGGAGTCTCTCTGCTGCGATCATCAGTTCGAACTCTGGCACTCCTGCTGCTCCTTTGCAAATCGAAGATGAAGTCCTTCACTTCATCCTCAACACCTAGCCCATCCTCCCAACGTCTCTTCTCATGCTCACTGGACGAGCTCTCACCACCATCTTTGAGACTATCCTCCAGTCCTCGTGAAAAGTCACGGACActctcttcaacatcttgaaCCATGCGCTCGTTGTTTTCCTTCTCAGTTCGAATCTTgagattttcttcttcgaggCGTTTTGGCGCATCCAAGTCATCATTACTCGCCTCAATCTTCTTACCAGTGAGAGCAGCAGAACGTTGTTGCATCATAGCCTTGGCTCTTGCTTTGAGTCTATCTGATTCGGTGATAGCGCCGCCAGGACCAGTTCCAACAATGCTAGAGGCACTTCCAGGGTGAGCTTTGGCATCCTTTAGACGGAATAGTTCAAGCTTGGCATCAGCAATGCTTCTTTCCGTTCTTCGGACACGCGAAGCAATATCTGGAAGTTTATCTGTCAATGTCTGCAACTGTCTTTTCAAAGCACGACGCTCGGCGCCGGAATCAACATTACGCAACGATGCGTCTGGATGCGCATCGATATCCTCTTGAATACGACGAATGCGGTGATAAAGATCCTCTGCTTCACGACGATCTTTACGATCAAgagcatcatcttcatctgcagCATTTTCGGCCTTGAAATCAATTGCATCCAGTATCACTTGTCTCTCCGCGATTTTCTTTCTAAGCTGGTCTAGTGAAAGGTCATCGTTGGAAGTTGTTGATCCCGGAGACGAAGGTCGTGGAGAAGAGGCCCCGAGTCTGCGACGAGCACTAGATTTATACCCAACATCATCGTCGTTATTTTTGTATACTGTAGCGTCTTTACGGCCTGTGCGACCTGGGGTAGCATCACCACggaaagaatgatttttGAGGTAGCTCACTCCAGTCTTTTGTGGCAAAAGGGTAGCACCAGAGTTCTTGCGGAAATTAGATTCTTGATGAAGTAAAGATTTGACAGCCCCAATCGAATCATTGAAGTTACGAGTGGAAGGGGGTATGAGCGCCGGAGGTAGTTGGGCTGGTAGAGGATATCCATTAAGCTTTCGATAAATCAAATGCATGGCAACCGCGAATTCATCCATGTTGAGCTTTCCCTTGTTGCCGTGATCTGCTAAGGTCCATACGCGCTCCAGGTCAGGCTTCGGGAGACCACTCTGCCCAAAAACTTCAATAGCGACATCACCGCTAATATATCCTTTACCAAACCCATCCCAAGCTTTGAAAACGGAATCATATCTGGTCTTCTCGTCTTTCGTAATTCCCCATGGAATTTCAGCATTGCCTGTTATACCAGCCGTGGTGAAGTTGCCTTGTTCTCGACCCTGTTGCGGCATCATCCGGGAATGTAATAGATCGATATTGGGGGCTGGCGCATTTACCAAGCCCCATTGGCCATCGACTCCTGTAGGCTGGCTATTCAATGGCGCGATCATTCCACCTTGCATACCCGTCTGAGCCGGAGATAAATGAGAACTGAAGTTAGATGGCATAGGAGGCATTGGAGGGCGCGGTCCATTATAGCCCGTTGCTTGAGGGTTTGACATCTGATTATATCCAGTTGGCTGAGGTTGCAATCCGCCTTGCTGTCCAGAAAAGCCAGTTTGCATTTGGCCCTGGAAGCCTGTTTGTTGTGGTTGAAATCCACCCGAAAAGTTATTCTGCTGTCCAGGGTAACCTGTCATTTGCGCAGTGAGAAGGGCGGAATTAGACGCCATTGGCTGTGGTTGTTGGATAGTCGGAGGTGTCGCGGTGTTTTGTCGACCATCAAAACTGGGCGCATTCGTTGCCGCTGGTGCATCATCATCTATAGCGAAGTTTATGATATCCACCATGCTAGAAACTTCATTTTTGATAACATCGGGAAGCACGGATGGTAACTGCTTGCCGACTAGCTTGAGATTACAGAGGTACATAGCCAATGCGAATTCGGGAAAATGTAGCTGTCCAGATCTTGTAGTGTCTGCGAGCGTCCTATAATGACCATAAGCACAATACTATATCCATTGAGTAATTTGATGCTTACCATATTTGCGACAGTGAGTTCCCGTCTAGTTTTGAGCGTAGTAAAAGATCCCTCGATTTCTCCCCAGAAAGTGTTTGCCCATCCCCAACAGCGGATTTGAAAAGAGTTTCGAACTTTGCTTGATCTTGGGCTGTAATGAAGGAAAGTCGTATACTAGGTATCTTTGCTCCCCCCTTGGAGGCTCTGCGTCCTCTTGGCTTCGATGGCTCTGCAGCAGCAGGTTTAAATGAATCTGCCATTGCAGCAAATCCGGTCGCTTGCGGTTGCTGCACAGGAGGTGCAGGAGGTGGTTGAGCCTGTTGCGTTTGTTGAGGCTGCTGGAATTGCTGCGGAATCTGCGGGATTGGGGGAGCTCCCGTTTGGAAGTTCTGCTGTTGAGGAGCATTGTTGAactgctgctgttgctgctGGCCTCCAGGGAAGCCTGCTTGAGAGGGCTGAGAATATCCCGTAGGCTGTGGTTGAAGTGGATAACCGGTGAAATTGGGTTGTAAAGGAGCCGCATTACCATATCCTGTGGGTTGAGGTTGAAAACCAGTCTGTTGTGGCTGGAAACCAGTCTGCTGTGGTTGGAAACCTTGGTTTGGCTGGAAACCACCATATTGTTGTTGCGGTTGCTGTGGTGGTTGGCGGCCGGTGTTACCACCAAGGTACGAGTTCGAACCCGAAAACATTATGAGTAtgaacaaaaaagaaataggtatgaagaaagatagatttgtGACATTTATTTGAAGGAATGGGTTCGAGGTTGGTAGAAGATCACGGTCCGGGGGTCGAAATGACGAAGCTCAGGTAATCTGTTACCATAGAGGCTGGGCTTAGCGATCTTtaatatacaaatacatacaacCCAAGTTTCACCGATTTTGCGACAAAATGTTAAAGGGGCTGAAGTAAAGTGTATCGTATCATCATTCAGCATTCATGTTTCAACGTCAATTGAAGCCAATAATTGGAAAAGTTTCGTGTACTTGAATCACTTTTAATCATTTGGTGGGAAAAATCATTGATTGAAGCTACATGTATTCAGGTACACAAGTACTTGCATCACCTAGGTTATACCACAAGCTTGAAGCTTTTCTACATGAGGTCTGGCTCTTCACCTCCTTCTGGCATATAGCCCACGAATACAGTCACACATCTAGCTCTGTGTATTCCCATcgataaatatatagatactTGAATATCTTGCTTGGGCTCTCCAAACCCTTTTACCGATTGTAATATagtcattcattcattcaattatttatGCGCTGGCGACATCTTCACTGACACCACCTGCAGCTTTCTTGGATCGGTATGCCTGAACATCGACTTTGGCGGCAGCTAGTGCACCAGACAATCCGAATTGTGTTGCAATTCCCTCAATACGGTGGACAGAGTTGAGGTTCTTCACCAAGGTAATTTGGTAACAGGTGGCAGATCCTTGACGGGAGATAATAGTAGAGGAAGCGAGGAAGTATTCCCAAATCTATTATTGTCAGTATGTACGATCATTCATGCAATCATGATAAAAACTTACTCTGAACCATCTGTTGCCGTATTTAGCGACAACCTTCTCCTTGTTGGCCATCCAGTTTCTGTACCATCTCCATAATGTTGCTGAGTAGTGAACACCGATAGTATCGACACCCTTAACCTCGAATCCAGCGCTCTCGAGAGAATTGATGTAGTTGTTGAGAGGAGTAGAAGCGTCAGCACCAGGGAAGATGTATTTGTTCATGAAAAGACCCCAGATGAGATCCTCGTATTGCCAGGTCTTTCTCAAACCGGCAACTTGAAGGAACATGACTCCATCGTCCTCGAGCATATCGTGACACTGCTTCAAGAAACTTGTCAAGTGTCGGATACCAACGTGCTCAGCCATCTCGAGACATGTAATCTTGTCATAACCTCCCTCGGGGACTGGAATATCACGGTAATCCATGCACAAAATCTTACTCTGTTCTTCAGTAATACCAGCTTTGCGAAGTCCATTGTTACCCCAGGCAGTTTGGTTACGACCAAGAGTGATACCAGTAGCCTTTGCACCGAAGTTAACACTGGCGAATTTGGCCAAGGTTCCCCATCCACAACCAATGTCCAACATCTTCTCACCAGGCTTAAGACCAATCTTTTCAC
The Botrytis cinerea B05.10 chromosome 5, complete sequence DNA segment above includes these coding regions:
- the Bcpan1 gene encoding Bcpan1, with translation MFSGSNSYLGGNTGRQPPQQPQQQYGGFQPNQGFQPQQTGFQPQQTGFQPQPTGYGNAAPLQPNFTGYPLQPQPTGYSQPSQAGFPGGQQQQQQFNNAPQQQNFQTGAPPIPQIPQQFQQPQQTQQAQPPPAPPVQQPQATGFAAMADSFKPAAAEPSKPRGRRASKGGAKIPSIRLSFITAQDQAKFETLFKSAVGDGQTLSGEKSRDLLLRSKLDGNSLSQIWTLADTTRSGQLHFPEFALAMYLCNLKLVGKQLPSVLPDVIKNEVSSMVDIINFAIDDDAPAATNAPSFDGRQNTATPPTIQQPQPMASNSALLTAQMTGYPGQQNNFSGGFQPQQTGFQGQMQTGFSGQQGGLQPQPTGYNQMSNPQATGYNGPRPPMPPMPSNFSSHLSPAQTGMQGGMIAPLNSQPTGVDGQWGLVNAPAPNIDLLHSRMMPQQGREQGNFTTAGITGNAEIPWGITKDEKTRYDSVFKAWDGFGKGYISGDVAIEVFGQSGLPKPDLERVWTLADHGNKGKLNMDEFAVAMHLIYRKLNGYPLPAQLPPALIPPSTRNFNDSIGAVKSLLHQESNFRKNSGATLLPQKTGVSYLKNHSFRGDATPGRTGRKDATVYKNNDDDVGYKSSARRRLGASSPRPSSPGSTTSNDDLSLDQLRKKIAERQVILDAIDFKAENAADEDDALDRKDRREAEDLYHRIRRIQEDIDAHPDASLRNVDSGAERRALKRQLQTLTDKLPDIASRVRRTERSIADAKLELFRLKDAKAHPGSASSIVGTGPGGAITESDRLKARAKAMMQQRSAALTGKKIEASNDDLDAPKRLEEENLKIRTEKENNERMVQDVEESVRDFSRGLEDSLKDGGESSSSEHEKRRWEDGLGVEDEVKDFIFDLQRSSRSARVRTDDRSRETPRTEASHASPAPAARSETPSSQPSSTPTPAGGSYSQYKTPEDRAAYIKQQAEKRMAERLAALGIKAPSKSGETTQQRLEREKNERAAKLRQAEEEDAKREAERQARIAEEQGAPPPAPEQPKETAKKPPPPPSRKAARSDASERKAEEERIINEQKAQIIATNELEDDAQRQEAELAKEREAAQARVKALEDQMKAGKLKKEEEKKKRKALQAETKQQEARLAAQRAEIEAAQARERELQRQLEAIDDSDSSDDDEGPEQVTPQASTPTQGSQELERKEPSPPPPPPSIPVVVSPVPAIATTTSLPSPTPQVTSPVVSPPVDTETRNPFLKKMAQSGDASTASTASNNPFHRLPAQELSTPAPIQVQPTGNRPSRVRPEEDDWDVVGSDKEDDSSDDEGPGAGGARHLASILFGTMAPPRPLSSMGNEATSAPESPAVASPPAATPPPPPVPNFNAPPPPPMPSAGAPGGPPPPPPPPPGMGAPPPPPMPPMGGAPAPPAGVRPAGLLGEIQMGRSLKKTQTKDKSSAAVAGRVLD